In the Leptospiraceae bacterium genome, one interval contains:
- a CDS encoding magnesium chelatase, whose translation MKTKIQKIKPSNLAQLKKSEYRERPIKVEMAENLSLKIKNKEKIFPEIHGYDDTVIPQLITAILSGHNIVLLGEKGQAKTRIMRSLTSLLDEYIPVIDESEVFESPFHPITAKSKRRLAEEKDRLPIRWIHSSERYAERLAPGSKIADIIGDIDPSKIIGGEALSSEGAIYFGLLPRMNRGIFAINEIPDLDYLVQVSLFNILEESDIQIRGIPIRFSLDSFICFTANPEDYSRTGKIISQLKDRIGSEIRTHYPRSRKIGLDITKQEIDLPISSPKIDVPNFIEEIIEEVTIQARNSHLINKKSGVSARLSIANYETAVSSARRRSLFFGEKNGIVRITDLGNLFVSSSGKIELDPYRDEAITEYQVVMKLIDLATKTVFEEYFPPKKYSKEFEEITRQVYSSQKLEISDSMPLSEYRNILEIVPSMWDLLNEKNLDKDEKLLASGIEFILEGLVSLKKLSRRRLGEISAFKSIDIY comes from the coding sequence ATGAAAACAAAAATCCAAAAAATTAAACCATCCAATCTTGCACAATTGAAGAAATCTGAGTATAGAGAGCGTCCAATTAAAGTAGAAATGGCTGAAAATCTATCTTTGAAAATCAAAAACAAAGAAAAAATCTTCCCTGAAATTCACGGCTATGACGATACTGTGATCCCTCAACTAATTACTGCAATTCTATCCGGTCATAATATAGTTTTATTAGGAGAAAAAGGACAAGCCAAGACAAGAATAATGAGGTCGCTCACCTCACTTCTCGATGAGTATATACCTGTTATAGATGAAAGTGAAGTATTTGAAAGCCCTTTTCACCCGATTACAGCAAAGTCTAAGAGAAGATTGGCAGAAGAAAAAGATCGTTTACCGATTCGATGGATTCATAGTTCTGAAAGATACGCTGAACGTTTAGCCCCAGGCTCTAAGATAGCTGACATAATTGGAGATATTGATCCTTCAAAAATTATAGGTGGGGAAGCTCTGTCTTCGGAAGGAGCAATTTATTTTGGGTTGCTACCAAGGATGAACAGGGGAATTTTTGCTATTAATGAAATCCCTGACTTAGACTACCTTGTTCAAGTGTCTTTGTTTAATATTTTAGAAGAATCAGATATTCAAATTCGTGGAATCCCTATTCGATTTTCATTAGACTCGTTTATTTGTTTTACCGCAAATCCTGAAGATTACTCCAGAACAGGGAAAATTATATCTCAATTGAAGGATCGTATTGGTTCTGAAATTAGAACTCACTACCCAAGATCTCGAAAAATAGGTTTAGATATCACCAAGCAGGAGATTGATTTACCGATTTCATCTCCTAAAATAGACGTTCCGAATTTTATTGAAGAGATTATAGAAGAAGTTACTATCCAAGCAAGAAATTCTCATCTGATCAATAAAAAATCCGGTGTTAGTGCTAGATTGAGTATTGCAAATTATGAAACAGCAGTAAGTTCTGCAAGAAGAAGGAGCCTATTTTTTGGTGAAAAGAATGGAATCGTAAGAATTACCGATCTTGGAAATCTGTTTGTGTCTTCTTCTGGAAAAATTGAGCTTGATCCCTATAGAGACGAGGCTATTACAGAGTATCAAGTGGTAATGAAATTAATTGACCTCGCTACAAAAACTGTATTTGAAGAATACTTTCCACCAAAAAAGTATTCTAAAGAGTTTGAAGAAATTACAAGGCAAGTATATTCTTCTCAAAAATTAGAAATTTCTGATAGCATGCCTTTGTCTGAATATAGAAATATTTTAGAAATTGTACCAAGTATGTGGGATTTATTGAACGAAAAAAATTTAGACAAAGACGAGAAGTTATTAGCTTCTGGAATAGAATTTATTCTTGAAGGGCTTGTATCATTAAAAAAATTATCTCGAAGAAGATTAGGTGAGATTTCTGCGTTTAAATCTATTGACATTTATTAA
- a CDS encoding molybdenum cofactor biosynthesis protein MoaE — MIILKYLTRDPIDLGELLSEHHNPKSGAIVLFSGETRDYSKEKTVKYLEYESHTELAEKIIEGILKEATEKWNLNSAICIHRLGVVMPLESAVVVITSSPHRKEAYTANQFIIDSVKKNAPIWKKEVFEDDSSNWKEGL, encoded by the coding sequence TTGATCATCTTGAAATATCTTACACGCGATCCAATCGACTTAGGAGAATTATTAAGCGAGCACCACAACCCGAAATCGGGAGCTATTGTTCTATTTAGCGGTGAAACAAGAGATTATAGCAAAGAAAAGACAGTAAAATACTTAGAATACGAGTCGCATACAGAGTTAGCAGAAAAAATTATAGAAGGAATACTAAAAGAAGCGACTGAGAAATGGAATTTGAATAGCGCAATTTGCATTCATCGCTTAGGGGTAGTGATGCCCCTTGAGTCTGCAGTGGTTGTTATAACTTCTTCTCCTCATAGAAAGGAGGCTTATACCGCAAATCAATTCATCATAGACTCCGTAAAAAAGAATGCACCTATTTGGAAGAAGGAAGTATTTGAAGACGATTCATCAAATTGGAAAGAAGGTTTATAG
- a CDS encoding MoaD/ThiS family protein has translation MDIKVKTFAGLKELLGGEIVVNMPKSSTIEDLERKILSISPESERLLSISAFVVDDSIVEKEFSLIENSLVYLLPPCSGG, from the coding sequence TTGGATATAAAAGTAAAAACATTTGCGGGTCTAAAAGAATTATTGGGAGGAGAGATTGTGGTCAATATGCCTAAGTCTTCTACAATCGAAGACTTGGAAAGAAAAATCTTAAGCATTTCTCCTGAATCAGAAAGGCTTTTATCTATTTCAGCCTTTGTAGTAGATGATTCTATTGTAGAAAAAGAATTTTCTTTAATAGAAAACTCATTAGTGTATTTACTTCCACCTTGTAGCGGAGGTTGA
- a CDS encoding radical SAM protein: MIIDKKNRQFKKLRVSLLQNCNFSCAYCSPSGSKLVNTGKQTPVNEILENISRIHDIVGLESIRLTGGEPSLYKNLIELILGLKKLNIPRIALTTNGSRLKKSATSLKNSGLDSINVSLDSISEEIFQKINRFKGVGTVLEGIESALNAGIEVKINCTVMKGINETQILPILEWAKERNITTRYLELMKMGSIFYSHQDFYFSEKNIIEIIQQKYNLIELGRKKSDTCTYWEIPGSIKIGVISNHSNPFCSDCDRLRMDYKGNIYGCLSENTYFPIQKEEKELKIALEKAILLKKERIFSGSSISMQSIGG, from the coding sequence ATGATAATAGATAAAAAGAACCGACAGTTTAAAAAGTTAAGAGTCAGTTTATTACAAAACTGCAATTTTTCTTGTGCGTATTGTTCTCCAAGTGGAAGTAAGTTAGTAAACACAGGTAAGCAAACCCCTGTAAACGAGATTTTAGAAAATATTTCTAGGATTCATGATATTGTAGGTTTAGAGTCGATCCGGCTAACGGGTGGGGAACCAAGTCTTTACAAAAACTTAATCGAGCTAATTTTAGGCTTAAAAAAACTCAATATTCCAAGAATTGCACTCACTACAAATGGAAGTAGGCTAAAAAAATCAGCAACTAGTCTAAAAAATTCAGGATTAGACAGCATTAATGTTTCCTTAGATTCGATAAGTGAAGAAATTTTCCAAAAAATAAATAGATTTAAAGGGGTAGGTACTGTTTTAGAAGGTATTGAGTCTGCACTAAATGCGGGTATAGAGGTTAAAATTAACTGTACAGTAATGAAAGGTATAAATGAAACCCAGATCCTGCCTATACTGGAATGGGCAAAAGAAAGAAATATAACTACTCGTTATTTAGAGCTTATGAAAATGGGGAGTATTTTTTACTCTCATCAAGACTTTTATTTTTCAGAAAAAAATATTATAGAAATCATTCAGCAGAAATACAATTTAATCGAGCTTGGAAGGAAGAAGTCAGATACTTGCACTTATTGGGAAATTCCAGGGAGTATAAAAATTGGAGTAATTTCAAACCATTCAAATCCATTTTGCTCGGATTGTGATAGGTTAAGAATGGATTATAAAGGAAATATATACGGTTGTTTAAGCGAAAACACCTATTTCCCAATACAAAAAGAAGAAAAAGAGCTGAAGATAGCTCTTGAGAAAGCAATTTTATTGAAAAAAGAAAGAATTTTTTCGGGAAGTTCTATTTCAATGCAATCAATTGGAGGGTGA
- a CDS encoding bifunctional molybdenum cofactor biosynthesis protein MoaC/MoaB — protein sequence MIDISDKHSSLREAKASGLVVCSKETITRVKSSDLPKGDLFNVAKAAGLLASKQTHLLIPHCHPIFIDSLQIEFQILENYSDGKGAIQILVQGKSIHKTGIEMELLTSVSVTALTIYDLLKPIDLEMEISEIKLLEKKGGKSDKKFKVPKNSKSAILVCSDSTSKKEREDKSGKIIQKYMDKYKVEVVDLKIVSDDIEIIQKQIQEWVNQKIHFIFVTGGTGLGPRDNTIEAVKPLLEKEVPGIAEAMRSHGFERTPWAMLSRTIAGITGESLIVTLPGSSNGAKESLDAILPGAFHALNMILGGGH from the coding sequence ATGATTGATATAAGTGATAAACATTCTAGTTTAAGAGAAGCAAAAGCTTCAGGGCTTGTAGTTTGCTCTAAAGAAACTATTACTCGCGTTAAGTCCTCCGATTTACCTAAGGGTGATTTATTCAATGTGGCTAAAGCTGCGGGACTACTTGCATCCAAACAAACCCATCTTCTGATACCCCACTGCCACCCTATATTTATAGACTCTTTACAGATTGAATTTCAAATTTTAGAAAATTATTCTGATGGCAAGGGAGCTATCCAAATTCTTGTTCAAGGTAAATCTATACATAAGACAGGAATTGAGATGGAGTTATTGACTTCAGTTTCGGTTACAGCCCTTACAATTTATGATTTATTAAAGCCGATTGATTTAGAAATGGAAATTTCAGAAATTAAACTATTAGAAAAAAAAGGGGGCAAATCAGATAAGAAATTTAAAGTCCCAAAAAATTCAAAATCGGCTATACTCGTTTGTTCTGATTCAACTTCTAAAAAAGAAAGAGAAGATAAGTCCGGTAAAATTATCCAAAAGTATATGGATAAATACAAAGTAGAAGTAGTGGACTTAAAAATAGTCTCCGATGATATAGAAATAATTCAAAAGCAGATTCAAGAATGGGTTAATCAAAAAATCCACTTTATTTTTGTAACAGGTGGAACAGGACTTGGACCGAGAGACAATACAATAGAAGCAGTGAAACCTTTATTAGAAAAGGAAGTTCCGGGTATTGCAGAGGCGATGAGAAGCCATGGTTTTGAAAGAACACCTTGGGCTATGCTTTCTCGAACTATTGCAGGGATCACAGGCGAGTCTTTAATAGTTACCCTGCCCGGTAGCTCCAATGGTGCAAAGGAAAGTTTGGATGCAATTTTACCTGGAGCGTTTCACGCATTGAATATGATTCTTGGAGGGGGACACTAA
- a CDS encoding sulfite exporter TauE/SafE family protein yields MEFSSIILPILFFVIALLYSSVGHAGASGYLAIMAIAEISPPEMRSSALIMNILVASISSVQYIYNKRFSLSVFLTFAIFSVPFSFLGGRVILPNKEMKIFLGAVLLLSAFVMVIRGFLKSDYTLRKLPIPVGVVSGSTIGFLSGLTSVGGGIFLTPLLIFFRWATIKNTSGISALFILVNSISGLVGQFSKSIQINESVWIWSLSVILGGLAGSTLGAKKMENKVILGALFCVLIIASIKMFII; encoded by the coding sequence ATGGAGTTTAGTAGTATTATTTTACCGATTTTATTTTTTGTAATAGCGCTGCTATATAGTTCAGTAGGTCATGCAGGAGCTTCAGGGTATTTAGCTATAATGGCAATTGCAGAAATTAGTCCCCCGGAAATGAGATCCTCTGCCCTGATTATGAATATACTTGTTGCTTCGATTTCTTCTGTTCAGTATATTTACAATAAGCGTTTTTCTTTATCTGTATTTTTAACTTTTGCAATTTTTTCAGTTCCATTTTCATTTCTTGGAGGAAGAGTTATATTACCGAATAAAGAAATGAAAATTTTTCTGGGAGCTGTACTTTTACTTTCTGCGTTTGTAATGGTAATCAGAGGTTTTTTGAAAAGCGACTATACCTTAAGAAAACTCCCTATACCGGTTGGAGTGGTTAGTGGATCTACAATCGGTTTTCTATCTGGGCTTACCTCAGTGGGTGGAGGGATTTTTCTAACTCCTTTATTAATATTTTTCAGGTGGGCTACAATTAAAAACACTTCTGGAATTTCTGCCTTATTTATATTGGTAAATTCTATTTCAGGACTTGTAGGCCAATTTTCAAAAAGCATACAAATCAACGAATCGGTTTGGATTTGGTCCCTAAGCGTTATTTTAGGTGGATTAGCCGGCTCGACACTCGGTGCAAAAAAAATGGAAAATAAAGTGATCCTTGGTGCTTTATTTTGTGTTTTAATAATTGCTTCTATAAAAATGTTTATTATATGA
- a CDS encoding molecular chaperone TorD family protein → MESPVHQSLYRSDFYRLLSISLDFPNLENVSIIQEISEALLESDLTDVRLKPLLENVKNFYTEEMIPSLESEYFRIFSSGMNCPESEGSYYPVDRGTILGDVSAFYEAYKLQPSSKQGTPDSMKMELMFMSFLALKEGYAKESHDDDNLEIVIDSEKKFLQDHLGRWGFIFSLKLIETSQIEFYRYISMILELFLELEIQNLKIQPIRVDSYLKPKNQENYDSQFECAGSPPQTKTNNSDNSYNVTFTNSALGDTHELFKNSST, encoded by the coding sequence ATGGAATCACCTGTACACCAATCTCTGTATAGATCGGATTTTTACAGGCTCTTATCTATTTCCTTAGATTTTCCTAATTTAGAAAATGTTTCTATAATCCAAGAAATCTCAGAAGCTTTGTTAGAATCTGATTTAACAGATGTAAGACTAAAGCCCTTATTAGAAAACGTAAAAAATTTTTATACGGAAGAAATGATTCCAAGTTTGGAATCAGAGTATTTTCGAATTTTTTCATCAGGAATGAATTGCCCGGAGAGTGAAGGCTCTTACTATCCGGTAGATAGGGGAACAATACTTGGAGATGTGAGCGCATTTTACGAAGCGTATAAATTACAGCCCTCTTCTAAGCAAGGAACTCCAGATTCAATGAAGATGGAGCTAATGTTTATGAGCTTTCTTGCATTGAAGGAAGGATACGCAAAAGAATCCCACGATGATGATAATCTCGAAATCGTAATAGACTCAGAAAAAAAATTTTTGCAGGACCACCTTGGTAGATGGGGATTTATTTTTTCTCTTAAATTAATAGAAACATCTCAGATAGAATTTTATAGATATATTTCCATGATTTTAGAGTTATTTTTAGAATTGGAAATCCAAAATTTGAAAATTCAACCAATCAGAGTAGATAGTTACTTAAAACCAAAAAATCAGGAAAATTATGACAGTCAGTTTGAATGTGCAGGCTCCCCTCCCCAAACTAAAACAAATAATTCAGACAATTCTTACAACGTAACCTTTACAAATAGTGCGTTAGGCGACACACATGAATTATTTAAAAACTCATCTACTTAG